A genomic region of Methanothermobacter thermautotrophicus str. Delta H contains the following coding sequences:
- the frhG gene encoding coenzyme F420 hydrogenase subunit gamma, translating into MSLIARIKRFLGLEAEAKREEPEKEKSEPVGASKEEVEKVAEENAKPRIGYIHLSGCTGDAMSLTENYDILAELLTNMVDIVYGQTLVDLWEMPEMDLALVEGSVCLQDEHSLHELKELREKAKLVCAFGSCAATGCFTRYSRGGQQAQPSHESFVPIADLIDVDLAIPGCPPSPEIIAKAVVALLNNDMEYLQPMLDLAGYTEACGCDLQTKVVNQGLCTGCGTCAMACQTRALDMTNGRPELNSDRCIKCGICYVQCPRSWWPEEQIKKELGL; encoded by the coding sequence ATGAGCTTAATTGCCCGCATCAAAAGATTTTTAGGATTGGAGGCTGAAGCTAAGAGGGAAGAACCCGAAAAAGAAAAATCGGAACCTGTTGGAGCTTCAAAAGAGGAGGTTGAAAAAGTGGCTGAAGAAAATGCAAAACCAAGAATAGGTTACATTCACCTCAGTGGATGTACCGGAGATGCCATGTCGTTAACTGAAAATTACGACATTCTAGCAGAATTACTCACCAACATGGTGGACATAGTATACGGACAGACCCTGGTGGATCTCTGGGAGATGCCAGAGATGGATCTGGCCCTTGTTGAGGGATCTGTCTGTCTGCAGGACGAACACAGCCTGCACGAACTCAAAGAACTGAGGGAGAAGGCAAAACTCGTCTGCGCCTTCGGTTCATGCGCAGCAACAGGCTGCTTCACAAGGTACTCAAGGGGCGGACAGCAGGCACAGCCATCACACGAGTCCTTTGTACCAATAGCAGACCTCATAGATGTGGACCTCGCCATTCCAGGGTGCCCACCATCACCTGAGATAATAGCAAAGGCAGTCGTTGCACTCCTCAACAATGACATGGAGTACCTCCAGCCAATGCTGGACCTTGCAGGCTACACAGAGGCATGCGGATGCGACCTCCAGACAAAGGTTGTAAACCAGGGTCTCTGCACTGGATGTGGAACATGTGCAATGGCCTGCCAGACAAGGGCCCTTGACATGACCAACGGAAGACCCGAACTCAACAGCGACCGCTGTATAAAATGTGGAATCTGCTATGTGCAGTGCCCAAGAAGCTGGTGGCCAGAAGAACAGATCAAAAAGGAGTTAGGGCTATAG
- the frhB gene encoding coenzyme F420 hydrogenase subunit beta — MVLGTYKEIVSARSTDREIQKLAQDGGIVTGLLAYALDEGIIEGAVVAGPGKEFWKPEPMVAMTSDELKAAAGTKYTFSPNVLMLKKAVRQYGIEKLGTVAIPCQTMGIRKAQTYPFGVRFVADKIKLLVGIYCMENFPYTSLQTFICEKLGLNMELVEKMDIGKGKFWVYTQDDVYTLPLKETHGYEQAGCKICKDYVAELADVSTGSVGSPDGWSTVITRTDSGDSILKQAVEAGIFETKPIEEVKPGLGLLEKLSAQKKEKAEKNIAARKEMGLPTPY, encoded by the coding sequence ATGGTTTTAGGTACTTACAAGGAAATAGTTTCCGCCAGATCAACTGACAGAGAGATTCAGAAATTAGCCCAGGATGGAGGAATAGTTACAGGTCTTCTAGCATATGCCCTTGACGAGGGCATAATCGAAGGCGCAGTTGTTGCAGGACCCGGAAAGGAGTTCTGGAAGCCAGAACCAATGGTCGCCATGACCTCAGATGAACTCAAGGCGGCTGCAGGTACCAAGTACACATTCTCACCAAACGTCCTGATGCTCAAGAAGGCAGTGAGGCAGTACGGTATAGAGAAACTGGGTACAGTTGCAATACCCTGCCAGACCATGGGTATAAGGAAGGCCCAGACCTACCCATTCGGTGTCAGGTTTGTTGCAGATAAGATAAAACTCCTGGTCGGTATCTACTGCATGGAGAACTTCCCATACACATCACTGCAGACCTTCATCTGTGAAAAACTCGGATTAAACATGGAGCTCGTTGAGAAGATGGACATAGGTAAAGGAAAATTCTGGGTCTACACCCAGGACGATGTCTACACACTCCCCCTCAAGGAGACCCATGGATACGAACAGGCAGGATGCAAGATCTGCAAGGACTATGTGGCTGAGCTGGCAGACGTATCAACAGGTTCAGTGGGATCACCGGATGGCTGGTCAACAGTCATAACAAGGACCGATTCAGGGGACTCAATACTCAAGCAGGCTGTTGAGGCAGGTATATTCGAGACCAAACCAATAGAGGAAGTCAAACCTGGCCTGGGACTTCTTGAAAAACTCTCTGCACAGAAGAAGGAAAAGGCAGAGAAGAACATCGCTGCAAGGAAAGAGATGGGATTACCAA